A region of Vitis vinifera cultivar Pinot Noir 40024 chromosome 15, ASM3070453v1 DNA encodes the following proteins:
- the LOC100853557 gene encoding cyclic pyranopterin monophosphate synthase, mitochondrial, producing the protein MESVFGEPSSTSHSSSISKDFMAQEHQFVSPKMGGSGLGLTHVGSKGEAQMVDVTPKESTKRAATASCKVILGKKVFDLVSANQMAKGDVLSVAKIAGINGAKQTSSLIPLCHNIILTHVCVDLTLNPNDFSVDIVGEAASTGKTGVEMEALTAVSIAGLTVYDMCKAASKDIQITGIQLEHKTGGKSGDWTRKE; encoded by the coding sequence ATGGAGTCGGTCTTTGGGGAACCATCCTCAACTAGTCATTCCAGTTCTATTAGCAAAGATTTTATGGCTCAAGAACATCAGTTTGTGTCTCCAAAAATGGGCGGGAGTGGACTTGGCCTGACCCATGTTGGCAGCAAAGGGGAAGCTCAAATGGTGGATGTCACACCTAAAGAAAGTACTAAGAGAGCTGCCACCGCTAGTTGCAAAGTAATTCTGGGCAAGAAGGTGTTCGATTTGGTTTCAGCTAACCAAATGGCCAAGGGAGATGTTCTTAGTGTGGCAAAAATTGCTGGAATAAATGGAGCAAAGCAGACTAGCAGCCTGATCCCATTATGCCACAACATTATCCTGACTCATGTCTGCGTTGATCTGACATTGAACCCAAATGACTTTAGTGTTGACATAGTAGGGGAAGCAGCTTCCACTGGGAAAACCGGGGTTGAGATGGAGGCACTAACAGCTGTGTCCATTGCTGGTTTAACAGTATACGATATGTGCAAGGCTGCTTCGAAGGATATTCAGATCACAGGCATACAACTTGAGCATAAAACTGGTGGCAAGAGTGGGGACT